The following proteins are co-located in the Nocardia bhagyanarayanae genome:
- a CDS encoding glyoxalase, with amino-acid sequence MIHHVQVSCPPGSEGAQRAFYTGVLGWPELRKPPLLAARGGCWFRVPGNGGPDGELHVGVEADFRPAAKAHPAFVVDIDATAEAVAGAGHPVRWADPAEIPGRRRFFTVDGVGNRLEFLAD; translated from the coding sequence GTGATCCATCACGTGCAAGTGAGCTGTCCGCCGGGGTCCGAGGGCGCGCAGCGGGCGTTCTACACCGGTGTGCTCGGCTGGCCGGAGCTGCGGAAGCCGCCGCTGCTGGCGGCGCGTGGCGGTTGCTGGTTCCGGGTGCCCGGCAACGGTGGGCCGGACGGCGAGCTGCACGTGGGCGTGGAGGCCGACTTTCGCCCTGCGGCCAAGGCGCATCCCGCGTTCGTCGTCGACATCGACGCGACTGCCGAGGCGGTCGCGGGTGCGGGGCATCCGGTGCGCTGGGCCGATCCCGCGGAAATCCCCGGGCGGCGCCGGTTCTTCACCGTGGACGGCGTCGGAAATCGGCTCGAGTTCCTGGCGGACTGA
- a CDS encoding enoyl-CoA hydratase, whose translation MSFVLVDRPRPHVALVTLNRPERMNAMAFDVMIPLREALEQVSADNDVRVVVLTGAGQGFCSGADLQGAGRVPNTAGLTPTTVARRSMDLLNDVMITLRRMHQPVIAAVNGAAIGGGFCLSVGADIRIAGEDAYFRAAGINNGLTSTELGMSFLLPRAIGSARAFEIMLSGRDVDAVEAERIGLVSRTVPTAKLLDTCYDLAERIIGFSRVGTELTKRMLWSGLEASSFESHMQQEGLAQLYVRLTTDNFDEAIRARRDRRPPHYEH comes from the coding sequence ATGTCCTTCGTGCTCGTCGACCGGCCGCGGCCGCACGTCGCGCTGGTGACGCTGAACCGGCCGGAGCGGATGAACGCCATGGCCTTCGACGTGATGATCCCGCTGCGCGAAGCACTCGAACAGGTGAGCGCCGACAACGACGTCCGCGTGGTGGTGCTGACCGGTGCCGGGCAAGGCTTCTGTTCGGGCGCCGACCTCCAAGGCGCCGGGCGGGTGCCGAACACTGCTGGCCTCACTCCCACCACGGTCGCGCGGCGCTCGATGGATCTGCTCAACGATGTGATGATCACACTGCGCCGTATGCACCAGCCGGTGATCGCCGCGGTCAACGGCGCGGCCATCGGCGGCGGGTTCTGCCTGAGCGTCGGCGCCGACATCCGTATCGCGGGCGAGGACGCCTACTTCCGCGCCGCGGGCATCAACAACGGCCTCACCTCGACCGAGCTGGGCATGAGCTTCCTGCTGCCGCGCGCCATCGGCTCCGCGCGCGCCTTCGAGATCATGCTGTCCGGACGCGACGTCGACGCCGTCGAGGCCGAGCGGATCGGTCTGGTCTCCCGCACCGTGCCCACCGCGAAGCTCCTCGACACCTGTTACGACCTCGCCGAACGCATCATCGGCTTCAGCAGGGTCGGCACCGAGCTCACCAAACGGATGCTGTGGAGCGGACTGGAGGCGAGCAGCTTCGAGTCGCACATGCAGCAGGAGGGCCTCGCCCAGCTGTACGTCCGCCTCACCACCGACAACTTCGACGAAGCCATCCGCGCCCGCCGCGACCGCCGCCCACCCCACTACGAACACTGA
- a CDS encoding SIMPL domain-containing protein gives MSKKKSDTGTVTTFGQGSVRATPDLMRVTISIETKASKVALAYGQAGERVAAVTAALRGNGVADTDIATSGLSVRTETIWTEGQGNRITGYLATADLTVALRDIDAEAGADTGPATIIADAVEAGGDDVRLGGLTLTFADEAGLLARARDAAWDNALAKAEQYAARAGRALGTVLEITENAASAPPFAPRMRAVSAPVGEVAFAAAVPVELGESEVSASVRATWELD, from the coding sequence GTGAGCAAGAAGAAGTCCGACACCGGCACGGTCACCACCTTCGGACAGGGCAGCGTGCGCGCCACCCCGGATCTGATGCGCGTCACCATCTCCATCGAGACGAAGGCGAGCAAGGTCGCGCTGGCCTACGGGCAGGCGGGCGAGCGAGTCGCCGCGGTCACCGCGGCGCTGCGCGGAAACGGCGTCGCCGACACGGACATCGCCACCAGCGGTCTGTCGGTGCGCACCGAGACGATATGGACCGAGGGGCAGGGCAACCGCATCACGGGCTATCTCGCGACCGCCGATCTGACGGTGGCGCTGCGCGACATCGACGCCGAAGCGGGAGCCGACACCGGACCCGCGACGATCATCGCGGACGCTGTGGAGGCGGGCGGCGACGACGTCCGGCTCGGCGGGCTCACGCTCACCTTCGCCGATGAGGCCGGTTTGCTCGCGCGGGCCCGCGACGCGGCCTGGGACAACGCGCTCGCCAAGGCCGAGCAGTACGCCGCGCGGGCGGGCCGGGCGCTGGGCACGGTGCTGGAGATCACCGAGAACGCCGCGTCCGCACCGCCTTTCGCACCGCGGATGCGCGCCGTGTCCGCGCCGGTGGGCGAGGTCGCGTTCGCCGCGGCGGTGCCGGTCGAACTCGGCGAATCGGAGGTCTCGGCGAGTGTGCGCGCCACCTGGGAATTGGACTGA
- the glsA gene encoding glutaminase A: MAEPERAVPRTTDSGVVARIVADVYAECLADRSGEPADYIPELAAVQADSFGLCVATADGRVYGAGDVQAPFTIQSISKPFTYALALADRGPAAVAERIDVEPSGEAFNEISLDPVTARPRNPMINAGAISAAALIGGRDAAEKFERVRRCYSRFAGRELRVNEAVYASEARTGYRNRAIGYMLRSFGVIDSDPDEAVDRYFRQCSIDVTCHDLAVMAATLANNGVNPLTRERALSSTLTEQVLSVMTTCGMYDAAGEWVSTVGMPAKSGVGGGILAVLPGQIGIAVYSPRLDRHGNSVRGVAACRELSRRLELHFLHVTRSARTAIRADYTVVEVPSRTRRSTEEIAVLDEHGHRARIYELHGDLLFAGAEGAVHAIEKRAGELDALVIDLRRVGEVSAIAVTMLDELRRELAATGCLVALVDPDAKLGRLVSSVDPADPRGRVFVDRDTATEWCEDIVLARHRPADEPACTSITVEEHPALAALAREARARLAEDFEMRTVARGEVIAHRGSSRSGLYLILEGRVRLSFEGADGRAHRLVTLSAGMSFGEIPMLVGTPFVNEARAETTVRVAVLSPARFDMLAERAPELKLALLERLAAGAYAQMDAAVRAIAVRGGDY, translated from the coding sequence GTGGCCGAGCCCGAGCGAGCGGTTCCGCGAACGACCGATTCCGGTGTGGTGGCACGCATCGTCGCCGACGTGTACGCCGAGTGCCTGGCCGACCGGTCCGGGGAGCCGGCCGACTACATTCCCGAACTCGCTGCGGTGCAAGCGGATTCGTTCGGCCTGTGCGTGGCCACCGCCGACGGACGGGTGTACGGCGCCGGTGACGTGCAGGCTCCCTTCACGATCCAGTCGATCTCCAAGCCGTTCACCTACGCGCTGGCGCTCGCCGATCGCGGGCCCGCCGCGGTGGCCGAGCGGATCGACGTGGAGCCCTCCGGCGAAGCGTTCAACGAGATCAGCCTGGACCCGGTGACCGCGCGTCCGCGCAACCCGATGATCAACGCGGGCGCCATCAGCGCCGCCGCACTGATCGGCGGTCGCGACGCCGCCGAGAAGTTCGAGCGGGTGCGCCGCTGCTACTCCCGCTTCGCCGGGCGCGAGCTGCGCGTGAACGAGGCCGTCTACGCCTCCGAGGCGCGCACCGGCTACCGCAACCGCGCCATCGGCTACATGCTGCGCTCCTTCGGCGTCATCGACTCCGATCCGGACGAGGCGGTGGACCGCTACTTCCGGCAGTGCTCTATCGACGTCACCTGCCACGACCTCGCCGTGATGGCCGCGACACTGGCCAACAACGGCGTCAATCCGCTCACCAGGGAGCGGGCCCTGTCGAGCACGCTGACCGAACAGGTGCTGAGCGTGATGACAACCTGCGGGATGTACGACGCGGCGGGCGAGTGGGTGAGCACCGTCGGCATGCCCGCCAAGAGCGGGGTCGGCGGCGGCATCCTGGCGGTGCTGCCCGGGCAGATCGGGATCGCCGTCTACTCCCCGCGCCTGGACCGGCACGGCAACAGCGTGCGCGGTGTCGCGGCCTGCCGGGAACTGTCGCGGCGGCTGGAGCTGCACTTCCTGCACGTCACCCGGTCGGCGCGCACGGCGATCCGCGCCGACTACACGGTGGTGGAGGTGCCCTCCCGGACGCGGCGCAGCACCGAGGAGATCGCGGTGCTCGACGAGCACGGACACCGGGCCAGGATCTACGAACTGCACGGCGACCTGCTGTTCGCGGGGGCCGAGGGCGCGGTACACGCGATCGAGAAGCGAGCCGGAGAACTGGACGCGCTGGTGATCGACCTGCGCCGGGTGGGTGAGGTCAGCGCGATCGCGGTGACCATGCTCGACGAGCTGCGACGCGAGCTGGCCGCGACCGGGTGCCTGGTCGCGCTGGTGGACCCGGACGCCAAGCTGGGGCGTCTGGTGTCGAGCGTGGACCCCGCGGATCCACGCGGCCGGGTCTTCGTCGACCGCGACACCGCCACGGAGTGGTGCGAGGACATCGTGCTCGCCCGCCACCGTCCCGCCGACGAACCGGCGTGCACGTCGATCACGGTCGAGGAGCATCCAGCGCTCGCGGCGCTCGCCCGCGAGGCGCGGGCGCGGCTGGCGGAGGATTTCGAGATGCGCACCGTCGCGCGTGGCGAGGTGATCGCCCACCGCGGCAGCAGCCGTTCCGGGCTGTATCTGATCTTGGAGGGCCGGGTCCGGCTCAGCTTCGAAGGCGCCGACGGACGCGCCCACCGGCTGGTCACACTCTCGGCGGGCATGTCGTTCGGCGAGATACCCATGCTGGTCGGCACTCCGTTCGTGAACGAGGCGCGGGCCGAGACAACCGTCCGAGTCGCGGTGCTGAGCCCCGCCCGCTTCGACATGCTCGCCGAACGCGCGCCGGAGCTGAAGCTGGCGCTGCTGGAACGGCTGGCGGCGGGCGCGTACGCCCAGATGGACGCCGCCGTGCGCGCGATCGCGGTACGCGGCGGGGACTATTGA
- the dxs gene encoding 1-deoxy-D-xylulose-5-phosphate synthase, with protein sequence MGVLSRVDTPEDLRRLNVAELKELAEEIREFLVQKVAATGGHLGPNLGVVELTIALHRVFDSPADPLIFDTGHQAYVHKILTGRKDQFDGLRKQGGLSGYPSRAESAHDWVESSHASAALSYADGLAKAFQLTGQGRHVVAIVGDGALTGGMCWEALNNIAAAPDRSVVIVVNDNGRSYAPTIGGLADRLTALRTQPAYEVALDAGKRILKSIPRVGESAYSMVHAVKAGIKDAVSPQELFSDLGLKYVGPVDGHDVAAMEAALRRAKDFGGPVVVHAVTQKGRGYAPAENHVADQMHACDPIDPLTGRPVGGPKAVGWTSVFSEELIAHAEQRDDIVAITAAMPGPTGLAAFGERFPDRMFDVGIAEQHAMASAAGLALGGLHPVVAIYSTFLNRAFDQLLMDVALLKQPVTVVLDRAGITGSDGASHNGMWDLSVLGIIPGIRVAAPRDAGTLREELGEALAVNDGPTALRFPKGSVTEDIPAVERLDGVDVLRLPDAEGSAQAQRGDVLIVAVGSFAETALRVADLLAPEGVSVTVIDPRWVLPVSDTVVKLAENYRLVVTLEDGGLHGGIGSTVSARLRSSGLDVPTRDLGVPQRFLDHASRNQVHEELGLTPIDIARRITGWLDAG encoded by the coding sequence GTGGGAGTGCTTTCCCGGGTCGACACGCCCGAAGACTTGCGCCGGCTGAACGTGGCCGAGCTGAAGGAACTGGCGGAGGAGATCCGCGAGTTCCTGGTGCAGAAGGTCGCCGCCACCGGCGGTCACCTGGGACCGAACCTCGGCGTGGTGGAACTCACCATCGCGCTGCATCGGGTCTTCGATTCGCCCGCCGACCCGTTGATCTTCGACACCGGCCATCAGGCCTACGTGCACAAGATCCTCACCGGCCGCAAGGACCAGTTCGACGGTCTGCGCAAGCAGGGCGGTCTGTCGGGCTACCCGAGCCGTGCGGAGAGCGCGCACGACTGGGTGGAGTCCTCGCACGCCTCCGCGGCGCTGTCCTACGCCGACGGGCTGGCCAAGGCGTTCCAGCTCACCGGACAGGGCAGGCACGTCGTCGCGATCGTCGGCGACGGCGCGCTCACCGGCGGCATGTGCTGGGAGGCGCTGAACAACATCGCCGCCGCGCCGGACCGCTCGGTGGTGATCGTCGTCAACGACAACGGCCGCTCCTACGCGCCGACCATCGGCGGCCTCGCCGACCGGCTCACCGCGCTGCGCACCCAGCCCGCCTACGAGGTCGCGCTGGACGCGGGCAAGCGGATTCTCAAGAGCATTCCGCGGGTGGGCGAGTCGGCCTACTCGATGGTGCACGCGGTGAAGGCGGGCATCAAGGACGCGGTGAGCCCGCAGGAGCTGTTCAGCGATCTCGGGCTCAAGTACGTCGGCCCGGTGGACGGCCACGACGTCGCCGCCATGGAGGCGGCGCTGCGCCGCGCCAAGGACTTCGGCGGTCCGGTGGTGGTGCACGCGGTCACCCAGAAGGGTCGCGGCTACGCGCCCGCCGAGAACCACGTCGCCGACCAGATGCACGCCTGCGACCCCATCGACCCGCTGACCGGACGTCCCGTCGGCGGCCCGAAGGCGGTCGGCTGGACCTCGGTGTTCTCCGAGGAACTGATCGCGCACGCCGAACAGCGCGACGACATCGTCGCCATCACCGCCGCGATGCCAGGCCCGACCGGTCTCGCCGCGTTCGGCGAGCGGTTCCCGGACCGCATGTTCGACGTCGGCATCGCCGAACAGCACGCCATGGCGTCGGCGGCCGGTCTCGCGCTCGGCGGTCTGCACCCCGTGGTCGCGATCTACTCGACCTTCCTCAACCGCGCCTTCGATCAGCTGCTGATGGACGTGGCGCTGCTGAAGCAGCCCGTCACCGTCGTGCTGGACCGCGCGGGCATCACCGGTTCCGACGGCGCCAGCCACAACGGCATGTGGGACCTGTCGGTGCTCGGCATCATCCCCGGCATCCGGGTCGCCGCCCCGCGTGACGCCGGCACCCTCCGTGAGGAACTGGGCGAGGCACTGGCCGTGAACGACGGACCCACCGCGCTGCGCTTCCCGAAGGGCAGTGTGACCGAGGACATCCCGGCGGTCGAACGTCTCGACGGCGTGGACGTGCTGCGGCTGCCGGACGCCGAGGGCTCAGCGCAGGCGCAGCGCGGCGACGTGCTGATCGTCGCGGTCGGCTCGTTCGCCGAGACGGCGCTGCGGGTCGCGGACCTGCTCGCGCCGGAGGGCGTTTCGGTCACCGTCATCGACCCGCGCTGGGTACTGCCGGTCTCCGACACGGTGGTGAAGCTCGCGGAGAACTACCGCCTGGTGGTCACCCTCGAGGACGGTGGTCTGCACGGCGGCATCGGCTCCACCGTCTCGGCCCGCCTGCGCTCCTCCGGCCTGGACGTCCCCACCCGCGACCTCGGCGTACCGCAGCGGTTCCTGGACCACGCCTCGCGCAACCAGGTCCACGAGGAACTCGGCCTCACCCCGATCGATATCGCCCGGCGTATCACCGGCTGGCTCGACGCCGGCTGA
- a CDS encoding PPOX class F420-dependent oxidoreductase — protein MVFTQAEIEFLEQQPIGRFGTVGPNDDPQIRPVGVHLAEDRRTVDVVGHALAATQKWRNVLRNPRVAFLVDSVESVDPPVARGIEIRGVAEPLRDAVDSSGGLSGEVIRIHPRRIISWGLDSPRPVGRDV, from the coding sequence GTGGTCTTCACACAGGCGGAAATCGAATTCCTCGAGCAGCAGCCGATCGGCAGGTTCGGGACGGTCGGTCCGAACGACGATCCGCAGATCCGCCCGGTCGGCGTGCATCTGGCCGAGGATCGGCGGACAGTCGATGTGGTCGGCCACGCGCTGGCCGCCACGCAGAAGTGGCGCAACGTACTGCGTAACCCGCGCGTCGCGTTCCTCGTCGACAGCGTCGAGTCGGTGGATCCGCCCGTCGCGCGGGGGATCGAGATTCGCGGCGTTGCCGAGCCCTTGCGCGACGCGGTCGACAGCAGCGGCGGACTCAGCGGTGAGGTGATTCGAATCCATCCGCGCCGGATCATCTCGTGGGGGCTGGACAGCCCGCGACCCGTCGGCCGCGACGTCTGA
- a CDS encoding ribonuclease D → MPVGDQPEDGRAGDSTAEPLLAPVDGVPPVLATADEVAAAAAKLAAGTGPLAVDAERASGFRYSARAYLIQLRRAGAGTFLIDPIPVADALAPLAETINDLEWVLHSADQDLPGLAELGLRPARLFDTELGGRLAGYERVGLAAMVEKLLGRALRKGHGAADWSTRPLPADWLNYAALDVELLLELRAKVAADLEVQGKTDWAAQEFEHIRTTEPPAPKADRWRRTSGIHTLRRARQLAVVRELWTTRDALARARDVAPARILPDSAIVSAATADPRTIAQLRTLPVFGGPRQRRYSREWLGAIDRARALPDSELPPLTQPFDGPPPPNRWERRDPIAAARLARARAAMGELSLEHAIPVENLLSPDLVRRLCWDGLPEYDRGDTAELAAAVDGFLKSGGARPWQRELAVPRLTIALAPTPD, encoded by the coding sequence ATGCCGGTAGGAGACCAGCCCGAAGATGGGCGCGCGGGAGACAGCACAGCGGAACCTCTGCTCGCCCCCGTCGATGGAGTGCCGCCGGTCCTGGCCACCGCGGACGAGGTCGCCGCGGCGGCGGCGAAGCTTGCGGCGGGCACCGGTCCGCTCGCGGTCGACGCCGAACGCGCCTCGGGTTTCCGTTACTCCGCCCGTGCCTATCTGATCCAGCTGCGCCGCGCGGGCGCGGGCACCTTCCTGATCGACCCGATTCCGGTAGCGGACGCGCTCGCGCCGCTGGCCGAGACGATCAACGACCTGGAGTGGGTGCTGCACTCGGCCGATCAGGACCTGCCAGGGCTCGCGGAATTGGGGCTGCGTCCCGCGCGGCTGTTCGACACCGAGCTCGGCGGCAGGCTGGCCGGATACGAGCGGGTCGGCTTGGCCGCGATGGTCGAGAAGCTGCTGGGACGGGCGCTGCGCAAGGGGCACGGCGCCGCCGACTGGTCGACCCGCCCGCTGCCCGCCGACTGGCTCAACTACGCCGCGCTGGACGTGGAGCTGCTGCTGGAGCTGCGCGCCAAGGTCGCCGCCGACCTGGAGGTGCAGGGCAAGACCGATTGGGCGGCACAGGAATTCGAGCACATCCGCACCACCGAACCGCCGGCGCCCAAGGCCGACCGGTGGCGGCGCACCTCCGGCATCCACACCTTGCGCCGCGCGCGTCAGCTCGCCGTCGTGCGCGAGCTGTGGACGACGCGGGACGCGCTGGCCCGCGCCCGTGACGTCGCGCCCGCGCGCATCTTGCCGGACTCGGCCATCGTCTCCGCCGCGACCGCCGACCCGCGCACCATCGCCCAGCTGCGCACCCTCCCGGTGTTCGGCGGCCCGCGCCAGCGCCGGTATTCGCGGGAATGGCTCGGCGCCATCGATCGCGCCCGCGCGCTGCCGGACAGCGAGCTGCCCCCGCTGACCCAACCGTTCGACGGTCCGCCCCCGCCGAACCGCTGGGAGCGCCGCGACCCGATCGCCGCGGCCCGCTTGGCCCGCGCCCGCGCCGCGATGGGCGAACTGTCGCTAGAGCACGCCATCCCGGTCGAGAACCTGCTCTCCCCCGACCTGGTCCGCAGACTGTGCTGGGACGGACTGCCGGAATACGACCGCGGCGACACCGCCGAGCTCGCGGCCGCAGTCGACGGTTTCCTCAAGTCCGGCGGGGCGAGGCCTTGGCAGCGCGAACTCGCCGTCCCCCGCCTCACCATCGCGCTGGCACCGACGCCCGACTGA
- a CDS encoding DUF3000 domain-containing protein, giving the protein MGTATVHPRIELAPIRPPQRLAPFSYAIGAEVKHPETPVVPVESEGDAFGRLILLHDPDGDDAWHGVFRLVAYIQADIDAALATDPLLPEVAWSWLVDALESRSEPFTALGGTVTSTSSVRYGDIAGPPRAHQLELRASWTALTTEMRPHVEAFCEVLAYSAGLPPAGITHLRPESYTSNDHN; this is encoded by the coding sequence ATGGGCACCGCAACTGTGCATCCTCGGATCGAGCTCGCGCCCATCCGGCCGCCGCAACGCCTCGCGCCGTTCTCCTACGCCATCGGCGCCGAAGTCAAACACCCCGAGACACCCGTGGTTCCGGTCGAGTCCGAGGGTGACGCGTTCGGCAGGCTGATCCTGTTGCACGACCCGGACGGCGACGACGCCTGGCACGGGGTGTTCCGTCTGGTGGCCTACATCCAGGCCGACATCGACGCCGCGCTGGCCACCGACCCGCTGCTTCCCGAAGTGGCCTGGAGCTGGCTGGTCGACGCGCTCGAGTCGCGTTCGGAGCCGTTCACCGCGCTCGGCGGCACCGTCACCTCGACGAGTTCCGTGCGCTACGGCGACATCGCGGGGCCGCCGCGCGCCCACCAACTGGAGCTGCGCGCCTCGTGGACCGCGCTCACCACGGAGATGCGTCCGCACGTCGAAGCGTTCTGCGAGGTGCTGGCCTATTCGGCGGGTCTGCCGCCCGCGGGAATCACCCATCTGCGCCCGGAGTCCTATACCAGCAACGACCACAACTGA
- the hemE gene encoding uroporphyrinogen decarboxylase: protein MSTYTRRRLTDAPFLAAATGATPSRRPVWFMRQAGRSLPEYRELRAGIGMLESCFDPELVCEITMQPIRRHGVDAAILFSDIVVPLKAAGIDLDIVPGVGPVVAAPVRTHDDVRALPRLRPEEVHAVTEGVRLLTDALGQTPLIGFAGAPFTLASYLVEGGPSKHHERTKAMMHADPKTWHELLGALTDITIVFLQAQLAAGVDAVQLFDSWAGALSLADYRTFVLPHSERVFAEIADAGVPRIHFGVGTGELLGAMGEAGADVVGVDWRVPLTEAVRRVGAGKALQGNLDPAILFAGPEAVEAEARRIAREADQAITMGAAGHIFNLGHGVLPDTDPGVLTALVELVHEL, encoded by the coding sequence ATGAGCACCTACACTCGCCGCCGGTTGACCGACGCCCCGTTCCTGGCCGCCGCCACCGGCGCCACCCCGAGTCGGCGCCCGGTGTGGTTCATGCGCCAGGCCGGACGTTCGCTGCCCGAGTACCGCGAACTGCGCGCGGGTATCGGCATGTTGGAGTCCTGCTTCGACCCGGAGCTGGTGTGCGAGATCACCATGCAGCCGATCCGCAGGCACGGCGTCGACGCGGCGATCCTGTTCTCCGACATCGTCGTTCCGCTCAAGGCGGCCGGTATCGACCTCGACATCGTGCCCGGCGTCGGCCCCGTCGTCGCCGCGCCGGTGCGCACCCACGACGACGTGCGCGCGCTGCCCCGGCTGCGGCCCGAGGAGGTGCACGCGGTCACCGAGGGTGTGCGACTGCTCACCGACGCGCTCGGCCAGACCCCGCTGATCGGTTTCGCGGGCGCGCCGTTCACCCTGGCCTCGTACCTGGTCGAGGGCGGGCCGAGCAAGCATCACGAGCGCACCAAGGCGATGATGCACGCCGATCCCAAGACCTGGCACGAACTGCTCGGCGCGCTCACCGACATCACCATCGTGTTCCTGCAGGCGCAGCTGGCCGCGGGCGTCGACGCGGTGCAGCTGTTCGACTCGTGGGCGGGCGCGCTCTCGCTGGCCGACTACCGCACCTTCGTGCTGCCGCACTCCGAGCGGGTGTTCGCCGAGATCGCCGACGCCGGCGTGCCGCGCATCCACTTCGGCGTCGGCACCGGCGAGCTGCTCGGCGCGATGGGCGAGGCGGGCGCCGACGTGGTGGGCGTCGACTGGCGGGTTCCGCTGACCGAGGCGGTCCGCCGCGTCGGCGCCGGAAAAGCCTTGCAGGGCAACCTGGATCCGGCCATCCTCTTCGCCGGACCCGAGGCCGTCGAAGCCGAGGCGAGGCGCATCGCCCGCGAGGCCGATCAGGCCATCACGATGGGCGCCGCGGGCCACATCTTCAACCTCGGGCACGGCGTTCTTCCCGACACCGACCCCGGTGTGCTCACCGCCCTGGTCGAGCTCGTTCACGAACTCTAG
- a CDS encoding protoporphyrinogen oxidase — MRIAIVGGGISGLVAAYRLRTRLGADADIVVLDRAERLGGILHTGEMGGEPLDLGAEAFVGRRPEVPALLGELGLSDQLVTPAGRRPLVWAGGAAHPLPPRTLMGIPSDAESLRGLVDADTLARVAAEPERALTWYLDADLDVYSLVADRFGTQVAERSVDPLLGGVYAGSSRSIGVRAALPGLAAALDAGAPSLTHAVAAALPPPSDAPVFGGIRDGYRVLLDALAEAASARFVTATPATRLARATGGWVLDPLGLVDAVVLATPAPVTAKLLRYVAPRAADAAAGIELSSSVVVALSLPQDTALPDNSGILVATGEPLRAKAFTLSSRKWPHLAERKTALVRASFGKFGDDAPLSWSDTDLIAAATEDLATVTGAVIDPVEAIVQRWPGGLAQYAVGHVDRIAEIESATAELDGLALAGAYLHGVGVPACVASGENAARRIAESLG; from the coding sequence ATGAGGATCGCGATTGTCGGCGGTGGGATCAGTGGTCTCGTTGCGGCGTACCGGCTGCGCACGCGGCTCGGCGCGGACGCCGACATCGTGGTGCTGGATCGCGCCGAACGGCTCGGCGGCATCCTGCACACCGGTGAAATGGGCGGCGAGCCACTGGATCTGGGGGCGGAGGCGTTCGTCGGGCGCAGGCCCGAAGTGCCCGCGCTACTCGGCGAACTGGGGTTGAGCGACCAGCTGGTGACACCCGCCGGGCGGCGTCCCCTGGTCTGGGCCGGTGGCGCGGCGCACCCGTTGCCGCCGCGCACCCTCATGGGCATTCCCTCCGACGCCGAGTCCCTGCGCGGCCTGGTCGACGCCGACACGCTGGCGCGGGTCGCCGCCGAACCCGAGCGCGCACTGACCTGGTACCTGGACGCCGACCTGGACGTGTACAGCCTGGTCGCCGACCGGTTCGGCACGCAGGTCGCCGAGCGCAGCGTCGATCCGCTGCTGGGCGGGGTGTACGCGGGCAGCTCCCGCTCGATCGGCGTGCGCGCCGCCCTGCCCGGCCTGGCCGCCGCACTGGACGCGGGCGCGCCGAGCCTCACCCACGCCGTGGCCGCCGCGCTGCCGCCGCCGTCGGACGCGCCGGTGTTCGGCGGTATCCGCGACGGGTACCGGGTGCTGCTCGACGCGCTGGCGGAGGCCGCGTCCGCCCGGTTCGTCACCGCGACACCGGCCACCCGGCTCGCCCGCGCCACCGGCGGCTGGGTACTCGATCCGCTCGGTCTCGTGGACGCCGTGGTGCTGGCCACCCCAGCGCCGGTCACCGCCAAGCTGCTGCGCTACGTCGCGCCGCGGGCGGCGGACGCGGCCGCCGGGATCGAGCTGTCCTCGTCGGTCGTCGTCGCGCTGTCGCTGCCGCAGGACACCGCGCTGCCGGACAACTCCGGCATCCTGGTGGCGACCGGAGAACCCCTGCGCGCGAAGGCTTTCACACTGTCCAGCCGCAAGTGGCCGCATCTGGCCGAGCGTAAGACCGCGCTGGTGCGCGCCTCCTTCGGCAAGTTCGGCGACGACGCCCCGCTGTCCTGGTCCGACACCGACCTGATCGCCGCCGCCACCGAAGACCTCGCCACCGTCACCGGCGCCGTCATCGATCCCGTCGAGGCGATCGTGCAGCGCTGGCCGGGCGGTCTGGCGCAGTACGCCGTCGGCCACGTCGACCGCATCGCCGAAATCGAATCCGCCACAGCCGAACTCGACGGCCTCGCATTGGCGGGTGCCTACCTGCACGGCGTCGGCGTCCCGGCCTGCGTCGCCTCCGGTGAGAACGCCGCGCGCCGCATCGCCGAATCCCTGGGCTGA